A window from Sinanaerobacter sp. ZZT-01 encodes these proteins:
- the gap gene encoding type I glyceraldehyde-3-phosphate dehydrogenase, which produces MKKKVGINGFGRIGRNAFKIAQEKTVDYEIVAINDLTTPSTLAHLLKYDSCFGKFQGTVESSENSIIVDGKEIRVYAEKDPENIPWKELGVEVVLEATGIFTKRDGAEKHIKAGAKKVVISAPATDEDITIVMGVNEKNYDAEKHHIISNASCTTNCLAPFAKVMDREFEIQKGLMTTVHSYTNDQRILDLPHRDLRRSRAACISMIPTTTGAARAVSQVLPQLKGKLNGMALRVPTPAVSVVDIVLELGRDTSAEEVNEALKHAAENELKGILGFCEEPLVSIDFKQDDRSSIIDAQATMMIGERMVKILSWYDNEWGYSNRVVDLIQYVITKGL; this is translated from the coding sequence ATGAAGAAAAAAGTTGGAATCAACGGATTTGGGAGAATTGGCAGGAACGCATTCAAAATTGCACAAGAAAAAACGGTTGATTATGAAATCGTTGCAATTAATGATTTAACAACGCCGTCAACACTGGCACATCTTTTAAAGTATGACAGCTGTTTTGGGAAATTTCAAGGTACGGTTGAATCAAGTGAAAATTCCATCATTGTGGATGGAAAAGAAATTAGGGTTTACGCAGAAAAGGACCCGGAAAACATTCCTTGGAAAGAGCTTGGAGTAGAGGTTGTATTGGAAGCAACCGGGATTTTTACAAAGAGAGATGGTGCGGAAAAGCATATTAAAGCAGGAGCGAAAAAGGTAGTGATTTCAGCACCTGCTACTGATGAAGACATTACAATTGTAATGGGGGTTAATGAAAAAAATTATGATGCAGAGAAACATCATATTATTTCAAATGCTTCGTGTACGACAAACTGTCTTGCTCCTTTTGCTAAGGTGATGGATAGAGAATTCGAGATTCAAAAAGGTTTGATGACGACGGTGCATTCCTACACAAATGATCAAAGAATTTTGGACTTGCCACATAGAGATTTAAGAAGATCGAGAGCTGCTTGCATCTCTATGATACCTACGACAACAGGGGCGGCGAGAGCGGTATCACAGGTATTACCTCAGCTTAAAGGTAAATTAAACGGTATGGCACTTCGTGTGCCGACACCGGCTGTCTCCGTTGTAGATATTGTGCTGGAGCTAGGAAGAGATACTAGTGCAGAAGAAGTCAATGAAGCATTAAAACATGCGGCAGAGAATGAGTTGAAGGGGATTTTAGGGTTTTGCGAAGAACCGTTGGTTTCTATTGATTTTAAACAGGATGACCGTTCTTCTATCATTGACGCACAGGCAACGATGATGATTGGGGAACGAATGGTTAAGATTCTATCATGGTATGATAACGAGTGGGGATATTCCAACCGCGTGGTCGACTTGATTCAGTATGTGATCACGAAAGGATTATAA
- the rpoN gene encoding RNA polymerase factor sigma-54, with protein sequence MRLGYDLTIEQSQKLVMTPELIQAIQILQFNTQELDTYVEEQLLINPILELDGNHFEAKGQTEEPEKEMNQSAGEKEYKKKDEEFDWAEHFKEREYDDISYKQWEYGSSEKEEYSFEQFVSSDITLTEHLMFQLQFVSMRKSCRMLAKYMIEGLDENGYLTQTVSEIAGRFSTTPDKVEEVLAVLQGFEPTGVAARNLIECLKIQLQSKGSDSPIINKIIEEHLEDLAANRLCAIAKAVNLSVKEVQEICDLIKTLEPKPGRQFGSAQETRYIVPDVTVEKVGDEYVITVNDSTAPRLNVSTYYQKMLVQSDKESSISKFLTGRLNSALWLIKSIEQRRQTIYNVVSAVVKYQVDFFEKGQKYLKTLTLKQIADEVGIHESTVSRSINGKYMQSPMGVFEIKYFFTSGVAASSGEGIASGSIKTFIKEIVDNEDPKAPYSDQRMVELLKERGIDISRRTVAKYRDEMNILSSSKRKRY encoded by the coding sequence ATGAGACTTGGTTATGACCTGACAATTGAACAATCACAGAAACTGGTAATGACTCCTGAACTGATTCAAGCCATTCAGATTTTGCAATTCAATACACAAGAACTGGATACTTATGTAGAAGAGCAATTACTCATTAATCCTATTTTAGAATTAGATGGGAACCATTTTGAGGCAAAGGGGCAGACGGAAGAGCCTGAGAAGGAGATGAATCAAAGCGCAGGTGAGAAAGAATATAAGAAAAAGGACGAAGAATTCGACTGGGCGGAACATTTTAAAGAAAGAGAATATGATGATATTAGCTACAAGCAGTGGGAGTACGGAAGTTCGGAGAAAGAAGAATATTCTTTTGAACAATTTGTTTCTTCAGATATTACATTGACAGAACATTTGATGTTCCAGCTGCAATTTGTATCGATGCGGAAAAGCTGCCGGATGCTGGCTAAATATATGATTGAAGGTTTAGATGAAAATGGATATTTGACGCAGACTGTTAGTGAAATTGCGGGTCGATTTTCAACGACACCGGATAAAGTTGAAGAAGTTTTGGCTGTATTGCAGGGCTTTGAGCCAACCGGCGTTGCAGCCAGAAATTTAATCGAGTGTTTAAAAATCCAATTACAAAGTAAAGGCAGCGACAGTCCTATAATTAATAAAATTATTGAAGAGCATTTAGAGGACTTAGCGGCAAATCGTCTTTGCGCGATTGCAAAAGCAGTTAATTTGTCAGTGAAAGAAGTGCAGGAAATCTGTGATCTGATTAAAACGTTAGAACCAAAACCGGGAAGACAATTTGGCTCTGCTCAGGAGACTCGATATATTGTACCAGATGTTACAGTAGAAAAAGTGGGTGACGAGTATGTAATTACAGTGAATGACAGCACTGCACCTCGTCTAAATGTAAGCACATATTATCAAAAAATGCTTGTGCAATCCGATAAAGAATCCAGTATTTCTAAATTTTTAACAGGACGTTTAAATTCAGCACTTTGGCTCATAAAAAGTATTGAACAAAGAAGGCAGACTATTTATAACGTGGTAAGTGCAGTTGTGAAATATCAAGTGGATTTTTTTGAAAAAGGACAGAAATATTTAAAAACATTAACTTTAAAGCAAATTGCAGATGAAGTAGGGATTCATGAATCCACAGTGAGCCGTTCCATTAACGGAAAGTACATGCAGAGTCCAATGGGTGTATTTGAAATAAAATATTTCTTTACCAGTGGTGTGGCAGCCAGCAGCGGTGAGGGAATCGCATCAGGGAGTATAAAAACTTTCATTAAAGAAATTGTTGATAATGAAGATCCAAAAGCACCATACAGCGATCAACGTATGGTAGAGCTTTTGAAAGAAAGAGGAATTGATATTTCAAGAAGAACCGTCGCAAAATATCGAGATGAAATGAACATTCTATCTTCCTCTAAAAGAAAGCGTTATTAA
- a CDS encoding Na/Pi cotransporter family protein produces the protein MLTIIFFQVLGGSGLLLYGIEIMKDSLELCTEGRTVKLLELSSKSTFNSILAGAAVTMINQKSSATTVMVVGLVNAGMMSLVQATGVIMGANVGTTVTAQILAFRIELLAPCIVGVAAIFWKYVENKQVQYIAEIFIGCGIMFIGMIFIESAMEPLKLNPQIQPLLLRLSRLDLLGYIYLIIFGFLVTALVRSSSVITGIMIAMSAQGMLTIEAGIPLILGLNIGKCLSAMFSSFGTTRTAKRAAVIHLLFNTFGALLVLLFFRHPMESIMFRLAPHSIPRQIANAHTFFNLGTTILCAPFISILVRASGKLVPLKKKEEKNEVSNLNVRMLETPSIALAQVNNEIYQMASLACNIYDQSFQSVRKSSEKIVERVQQEEENVMRMQKEIEIYLVKLSQKNITDVQHKSLNLLLGVTGDVERISDASYNISKLAFFKKKNSIHLSQEAKDELDELHKRIMEVANGMVESIRDGNAERANNLLSMEIQIKAMEEVLRENHVKRLNQGCCTPGSGVLYLDLISHMERVAEHLRKIGIFIIENAKY, from the coding sequence ATGTTAACAATTATTTTTTTCCAAGTTTTGGGTGGTTCAGGGTTATTACTTTATGGAATTGAAATTATGAAAGACTCCCTTGAGCTATGCACGGAGGGAAGAACTGTAAAATTGTTAGAACTGTCCAGCAAAAGTACGTTTAATAGTATTTTGGCCGGAGCAGCAGTAACAATGATCAATCAAAAAAGCAGTGCAACCACAGTTATGGTAGTCGGCCTGGTAAATGCAGGAATGATGTCATTGGTGCAGGCAACTGGAGTAATTATGGGTGCAAACGTCGGTACAACAGTAACGGCACAGATTTTAGCATTTCGTATTGAGCTTTTAGCTCCATGCATTGTCGGTGTTGCTGCGATATTTTGGAAATATGTAGAGAATAAACAAGTGCAGTATATCGCGGAGATATTTATTGGCTGTGGCATTATGTTTATTGGAATGATTTTTATAGAAAGTGCAATGGAACCGCTAAAGCTGAATCCTCAGATTCAGCCGCTACTGCTGCGTTTAAGTCGTCTTGATCTGCTTGGATATATCTATTTAATTATCTTTGGTTTCTTGGTAACTGCCTTAGTGCGAAGCAGCAGCGTTATTACGGGTATCATGATTGCGATGTCGGCACAAGGAATGTTGACCATAGAAGCAGGAATTCCACTTATTTTAGGTTTAAATATTGGGAAATGCCTGTCAGCCATGTTTTCCAGTTTTGGAACAACAAGAACAGCAAAGAGAGCAGCAGTGATACATTTATTATTCAATACGTTTGGAGCCCTGTTAGTGCTTCTTTTTTTTCGACACCCAATGGAAAGCATTATGTTTCGCTTGGCGCCGCATAGTATTCCGCGGCAGATTGCAAATGCGCATACTTTTTTTAATTTGGGAACGACGATACTTTGTGCTCCATTTATAAGTATTTTGGTTAGAGCTTCGGGTAAATTGGTTCCTTTGAAGAAAAAGGAAGAGAAAAATGAAGTCAGCAACTTAAATGTACGTATGCTGGAAACGCCTAGTATTGCATTGGCACAGGTAAATAATGAAATCTATCAGATGGCGTCCTTGGCATGCAATATTTACGATCAAAGTTTTCAATCAGTCAGAAAATCATCAGAGAAGATCGTAGAACGAGTTCAGCAAGAAGAAGAAAATGTGATGAGAATGCAAAAAGAAATTGAGATCTATCTGGTAAAGCTTTCTCAAAAAAATATTACGGATGTACAACATAAAAGCCTGAACTTATTATTGGGTGTAACGGGAGATGTAGAGAGAATCAGTGATGCGTCCTACAATATATCTAAATTGGCATTCTTTAAAAAGAAAAATAGTATCCATCTGAGTCAGGAGGCAAAAGACGAGTTGGATGAACTCCATAAACGCATTATGGAAGTTGCAAATGGCATGGTAGAATCCATCAGAGACGGTAATGCAGAACGAGCTAATAATCTGCTTTCTATGGAAATACAAATAAAAGCAATGGAAGAGGTGCTTCGTGAAAACCATGTAAAACGTTTAAATCAAGGATGTTGTACACCTGGTTCCGGAGTTTTATATTTGGACTTAATCAGTCATATGGAACGTGTGGCGGAACATTTACGAAAAATAGGTATTTTTATCATAGAAAATGCAAAATACTAA
- the trmL gene encoding tRNA (uridine(34)/cytosine(34)/5-carboxymethylaminomethyluridine(34)-2'-O)-methyltransferase TrmL, protein MAMHIVLVEPEIPPNTGNIARTCAATGTVLHLIKPLGFSIDDAHLKRAGLDYWPYVKIEVHENLDNFLELYGEKNLYLATTKGGKVYTDVKFRDDDMILFGKETAGLPREFIQANMEKAIRIPMSKDTRLRSLNLANSANIILFEALRQMQFPDLR, encoded by the coding sequence ATGGCAATGCATATTGTATTGGTGGAACCCGAAATTCCTCCCAACACGGGAAACATAGCAAGAACTTGTGCAGCAACGGGAACTGTGCTACATTTGATTAAACCATTGGGATTTTCAATAGATGACGCTCACCTGAAAAGAGCTGGATTGGATTACTGGCCTTATGTTAAGATTGAGGTACATGAAAACTTAGATAATTTTTTAGAACTTTATGGAGAAAAAAATCTATACTTGGCTACTACAAAAGGTGGAAAGGTCTATACAGATGTTAAATTTCGAGATGATGATATGATACTTTTTGGAAAAGAAACGGCGGGACTGCCGCGGGAGTTTATCCAAGCTAATATGGAAAAAGCAATTCGAATCCCTATGAGTAAGGATACAAGATTACGCTCTTTAAACTTAGCAAATTCGGCAAACATTATTTTATTTGAAGCATTAAGACAGATGCAGTTTCCGGATTTGCGATAA
- a CDS encoding homoserine dehydrogenase, giving the protein MNNKKLKIGILGLGTVGSGTYRMLCTNDQIISSTTGVTIEVVKVLVHNKTKKREVDIPQELLTENPDDILKDPSIDVVVELLGGMHPAYDYMTEALNNKKHVVTANKEVIAAKGEELTKLSIKNKVMLRYEASVGGGIPILNAISTSLQANEFTQIVGIVNGTTNYILTQMSENGLSYEDALHDAQLKGFAEADPTSDVEGMDAANKLCILISTAFGLSISPKDIPTQGITHITKEDIDFAFQFGYKIKLIAMAKRYRNSLECHVQPAMIPMNHPLATVNNEFNAIFAKGNAVDDVMLYGKGAGAMPTGSAVVGDIVEIARAYATNTTAMAVPTAINDNKNLSFDGEGQNMYYVNLIAEDMPGVLGNIATTLGNYGISIDTFLQRSRGRQTGRNVPLIYILHEVTRDRLNEALEEVCNFSFVKEVKSIISVALLD; this is encoded by the coding sequence ATGAATAACAAAAAGCTGAAAATTGGAATCTTAGGTCTAGGAACCGTAGGCAGCGGGACCTATCGAATGCTCTGCACAAATGATCAAATCATCTCATCTACAACCGGAGTTACCATTGAAGTAGTAAAGGTTCTCGTTCACAACAAAACAAAAAAAAGAGAGGTGGATATCCCGCAGGAGCTTCTAACTGAGAATCCCGATGACATCTTAAAAGACCCTTCGATTGATGTAGTTGTGGAGTTATTAGGCGGAATGCACCCCGCTTATGATTATATGACAGAAGCATTGAATAATAAAAAACATGTCGTTACTGCAAACAAAGAAGTTATCGCCGCTAAAGGTGAAGAACTGACAAAACTTTCGATTAAAAACAAAGTAATGCTCCGCTATGAAGCAAGTGTAGGAGGCGGTATTCCGATCTTGAATGCAATTTCTACATCACTGCAAGCGAATGAGTTTACACAGATCGTAGGTATTGTAAACGGCACTACAAATTATATTTTAACGCAAATGTCCGAAAATGGTTTAAGCTATGAAGATGCTTTACACGATGCACAGTTAAAAGGATTTGCAGAAGCTGACCCTACGAGTGATGTTGAGGGAATGGATGCAGCGAATAAACTTTGTATCCTTATCTCTACTGCGTTCGGGCTCAGCATATCGCCAAAAGACATACCAACACAGGGAATCACACACATTACAAAAGAAGACATTGATTTCGCTTTTCAGTTTGGATATAAAATCAAATTAATCGCTATGGCAAAACGTTACCGTAATTCGCTGGAATGCCATGTACAACCGGCTATGATTCCAATGAATCATCCTCTAGCCACTGTAAACAACGAATTTAATGCTATTTTTGCAAAGGGAAATGCCGTTGATGATGTAATGCTTTACGGAAAAGGTGCCGGTGCCATGCCTACCGGAAGTGCAGTCGTAGGTGATATTGTAGAAATTGCTCGCGCTTATGCAACTAACACCACAGCTATGGCTGTACCGACTGCAATTAATGACAACAAGAATCTTTCCTTCGACGGAGAAGGGCAAAATATGTATTATGTCAATCTAATTGCAGAAGATATGCCAGGCGTTCTTGGTAACATTGCAACGACATTAGGAAACTATGGCATCAGTATTGATACATTTTTACAGCGTTCAAGAGGTCGTCAGACCGGAAGAAATGTTCCGTTAATTTATATCCTTCATGAAGTGACAAGAGATCGCTTGAATGAAGCACTAGAAGAAGTTTGCAACTTTAGCTTTGTAAAAGAAGTCAAAAGCATTATCAGCGTAGCTTTGCTTGACTAA
- a CDS encoding SEC-C metal-binding domain-containing protein, whose product MSLFEEWQDLIGNQTDESFPKFWENYSSTEKKIYSSILEHPTKKVCGSFEELVAKYDADPVIFMGFLDGIQSSLKKEQPIEKTDKSSQIELDIDLEKLYFNMLAADADYLYGLPQWETILSAEKREEITRNYKRSKTVIKEKTPGRNDLCPCGSGKKYKKCCGK is encoded by the coding sequence ATGAGTTTATTTGAAGAATGGCAAGATTTGATTGGAAATCAGACAGATGAGAGCTTTCCGAAATTTTGGGAGAACTATAGCTCTACAGAAAAGAAAATTTACAGCTCCATTTTGGAACATCCAACAAAAAAGGTATGTGGTTCCTTTGAAGAATTAGTAGCAAAGTATGATGCGGACCCTGTTATCTTTATGGGCTTCTTAGATGGCATACAATCCAGCTTAAAAAAGGAGCAGCCTATTGAAAAAACGGATAAATCCAGCCAAATTGAGCTTGATATTGACTTAGAAAAGCTATATTTTAATATGCTTGCAGCCGATGCGGATTATCTTTATGGTTTGCCTCAATGGGAAACCATTCTTTCAGCTGAAAAAAGAGAAGAAATCACAAGGAATTATAAGCGGTCCAAAACCGTTATCAAAGAAAAAACACCTGGAAGAAATGATTTGTGTCCTTGCGGGAGCGGAAAAAAATATAAAAAATGCTGTGGGAAATAA
- a CDS encoding methyl-accepting chemotaxis protein, translating to MKKCMQGMKSIQTKIVAIIGGIIIIGMIISGVVLISLTSRTVTNDQSHIARLSTQKLVSDVDNYFTHYVAVAQHMSLDSNLQYLLTSVSNKSQLKTSPHWDGSYHMLKKTMDGDTENILSAFVADLDGKFGFDGGDWISDDGFDLEQKDYWFYDAADIEKGFIITEPYVDVDTGSMVITVSAPIYNSSESQIIGIAGIDVQITKINQMVTRQESAYETAETILCATSGKVLASVDEKEILKPVSEIGLSQSMLDDISDPSGDVVEFENNDIPFYGVSGTIKDAGWKVALLIPEKEFSHTVKSTTRTTVLFFILVALILFAVMILIARGIAAPLKRLTAITDEMAQGNLDAEIDIVSSDEVGRLADSMRALTQRLHSYVDYINEISNALHEFGKGNLTLNLEQAYDGEFEQIKIALLNMSSVFRETIGEMTEIASQVANGSEQVAGGSQMLAQGTTEQASSIEELSATIQEISENVNKNAQSAMHAATQVQTVGEAADKSNEQMVHMMKAIDEINVKSSEIGKIIKTIDDIAFQTNILALNAAVEAARAGAAGKGFAVVADEVRNLASKSAEAAKNTTVLIEDSIRAVENGTAIANETGQVLSEVLKGVTQTVDLIHEISEVTNVQADSLDNTLRGVEQISAVVQTNSATAEQSSAASEELSSQAAMLKQLSNKFIL from the coding sequence GAGTTGTTTTAATAAGTTTGACTTCAAGGACTGTTACAAATGATCAAAGTCATATTGCCCGACTGTCTACACAAAAATTAGTTTCTGATGTGGATAATTATTTTACTCACTATGTCGCAGTTGCACAACATATGTCCCTAGACTCAAATCTTCAATATTTGTTGACTTCAGTATCGAATAAATCCCAGTTAAAAACTTCTCCGCATTGGGATGGGTCTTATCATATGTTGAAAAAAACGATGGATGGGGATACAGAGAATATCTTATCCGCATTTGTTGCAGATCTAGATGGTAAATTTGGATTTGACGGAGGAGACTGGATTTCGGATGACGGTTTTGATTTGGAACAGAAAGATTATTGGTTTTATGACGCAGCCGACATTGAAAAAGGATTCATTATCACTGAGCCGTATGTGGATGTAGACACCGGAAGTATGGTTATTACTGTTTCTGCACCTATTTACAATTCTTCTGAAAGTCAGATTATAGGAATTGCAGGCATTGATGTACAAATTACAAAAATTAATCAGATGGTTACTCGGCAGGAATCTGCTTATGAAACCGCTGAGACTATTTTGTGTGCAACAAGCGGTAAGGTTTTAGCGAGTGTAGATGAAAAAGAAATATTAAAACCGGTTTCAGAAATCGGATTAAGTCAGTCAATGCTGGATGATATTTCAGATCCAAGTGGTGATGTGGTGGAATTTGAAAATAATGATATCCCTTTTTATGGCGTTAGCGGTACTATAAAAGATGCAGGATGGAAGGTTGCATTACTGATTCCGGAAAAAGAATTTTCACATACAGTAAAATCCACTACAAGAACAACTGTGTTATTTTTTATTTTAGTCGCGCTGATTTTATTTGCTGTGATGATTCTTATAGCAAGAGGAATTGCGGCTCCATTAAAAAGATTGACGGCAATAACGGATGAAATGGCACAGGGAAATTTGGATGCTGAGATTGATATTGTTTCTAGCGATGAAGTCGGAAGACTTGCAGACTCCATGCGCGCATTGACACAGCGTTTACATAGCTACGTCGATTATATTAATGAGATATCGAATGCACTTCATGAATTCGGAAAGGGAAACCTTACGTTAAATTTGGAACAGGCATACGATGGAGAATTTGAACAAATTAAGATTGCATTGCTTAATATGTCTTCTGTTTTTAGGGAGACCATTGGTGAAATGACTGAAATTGCTTCACAAGTTGCAAACGGTTCTGAGCAGGTAGCGGGCGGTTCACAGATGCTGGCACAAGGAACAACGGAACAAGCAAGCTCCATCGAGGAATTGTCTGCAACCATTCAGGAAATCTCTGAGAATGTAAACAAAAATGCACAAAGTGCAATGCATGCAGCAACACAGGTACAGACGGTGGGAGAGGCCGCAGACAAGAGCAACGAACAGATGGTTCATATGATGAAGGCAATCGATGAAATCAATGTGAAATCATCGGAGATCGGAAAGATCATAAAAACGATTGATGACATCGCATTCCAAACGAACATCTTGGCACTGAATGCAGCTGTTGAAGCAGCCAGAGCAGGAGCAGCCGGAAAAGGCTTTGCGGTTGTAGCGGATGAGGTTCGAAATTTAGCAAGCAAGTCAGCAGAGGCGGCAAAAAATACAACCGTTTTAATCGAAGATTCGATACGTGCGGTTGAGAATGGAACAGCGATTGCGAATGAAACGGGTCAGGTATTGAGTGAAGTTCTAAAAGGTGTGACTCAAACAGTCGATCTAATTCATGAAATTTCTGAAGTGACCAATGTTCAAGCGGATTCACTTGATAATACACTGCGAGGCGTAGAGCAAATCAGCGCCGTTGTACAGACGAATTCAGCGACAGCAGAACAAAGTTCAGCTGCAAGTGAAGAACTTTCCAGCCAAGCTGCAATGCTAAAGCAGTTATCAAATAAATTCATTTTATAG